The Polyangium mundeleinium genome contains the following window.
AGGTGAAAAGCGGCCGAGAGGAAGCCTTGATGGGCATGCTCCCAGGATACCTTCCCCGGGCTCCGGTCGCGCAGAGTTCCTCACCGTGTGCCTTGCCCGCCCCCAAATCCTCCTTGACCCCCTCGCCATCCCCCACGCCTCCCTCAGCCTCAGCCCCCCGCTCGTCCGCGCCTCGCCGACCCACAGCTCGGGCGTGAGGGGGAGAATGCCTACACACGTTTCGTTGTGCATTTGGCTCTCTCTCGCCTGCGTCCTGACAGGGACGGTCGAATCGCAACGGCCCGGCTACGCGAGAAGCTGCCCCATCTTCCCTATGAGGGCACCATTCGCCCGGCGCTGGTTCGCCCGCGGCATCGCCTCCGGGCTTGAGGTGCGAGGGCGCGCGATCGGGGGGGACCAACCGGGCCGAATGCTACTCAAGCCCCATGTTTCTCAAGTGCTTGCTTTAGCTGTGTGTTGTATTTCTGCCCGAGCCTCGGGCTTGAGGAGTGCCGTCCGCTCCATGAGATGATCCCCGAGCTGGCCCCCCGGATGAGCCCACGTCCGATCGACGTGACGAGCACCGAGCGGGCCCCCCACAAGGAAAGGGCAGCGGAAAGGGCACCACGCTCGCGGCGCGGGACCCCTCTGCCTATAGAATTCAGCCAAGATCCACGGGGTTGGCGATCCCGGGTCAGGAGATCCGAACTGTCCCCGAGGCAATCTCGCTTCGCGATCTCAGAGCGCCGATCCGGTTCGGCGCTCGAGGCGTGCCATAACGAACTCTGCCATGAACCTCGCGCGCAAGCGGCTCACCCGCAAGCTCCTCGCCGTCTTCGCCACGCCCGTCATCCTCGGGTTCGTGGTGACGGGGGTCGTGTCCATCCGGACGACCCGCGCCTCGCTCGTCGAGAGCAGCGAGCGTGCGCTCGCGGACAACATCGCGACGCTGCGAACGGCCTCGCTGCCCATCGCAGCGACGGGGCGAACGGAGGAGGCCGTGGCGCTCGTCGAGCGCGTCGCCGCCGAGGAGACCGTGCACGGCGTCGCCTTCTACGACGAACGGGGCGCGCCCTTCGTGCGCTCGTCCGCGCTCCAAAGCGCGCCCTTTGCCCTCGACGTCATGGCGGCGCGCGCCGTTGCGACCGGCGACGCGAGCCAGGGAACGTTGCAGATCGGCGACGAGGAGGTGCTCGTCCGGGTCGAGCCCGTGCGCGACTCGCCCGGCCTGGGCGCGGTCGTCATGACCCGCGAACTCGGGCCGATCGATCGCATGATCGACCTGACCCTGGTCCGGCTCGCGCTCACGGGCGGCGCGGCGGCGCTCTGCGTTTCGCTCGTCGCGATCTGGATCTCGCGTGTGCTCGGGCGCGCGTGGGGCAACCTCGTGCACGCCGTCGATCGCGTGGCCGCGGGGGACCTCGACGTGCGCGTCGAGGCCTCCCCGCATCTCGAGCTCGATCGTGTCGCGCGCGCCGTGAACGACATGACCCGCTCGCTCGCCGAGGCGCGCGAAAAACTGCTCGCGGCCGAGGCGGAGCGGACCGAGCTCGCGACGCGCATGCGACACGCGCAGGCCCTCGCGGTCGTGGGGCAGGTGGCCGGCTCGTTCGCGCACGAGATCGGCTCGCCGCTCAACACCATCCTCGGCTGGTCCCGCCTCTCGGCCGCCGACGACGACCTGCCCGAGCCCGTGCGCCGGCAGTCCGAGACCATCGCCGGCCAGTGCGAGCGCATCACGCGGATCGTGCAGCGCATGCTCGATGTGAGCCGTCCCCCCACGGATCACGTCGTCCCCGTGCAGCTCGCCGACGTCGTGCGTGACGTGAGCGCGTTCCTCGCGCCGGACCTGCGCGTGCGTCGTATCGAGCTGCGTCTCCTCGTCGCCGATCGGTTGCCGCCAATCGCCGCCGTGCGCGATCGCCTGCTCCAGGTCGTGATGAACCTCTGCATCAACGCGATTCAGGCGCAGCCGCGCGGTGGGACGCTCCGGATCTCGCTCGCGCTCGAGGACGCGGGGCCCGAGCGCGAGCCGCTCCTCCGGCTCGAGGTCGCCGACGCGGGGCCCGGGATCCCCGAGGAAAAGCGGTCGCAGGTCTTCGAGCTCTTCTACTCGACGAAGGTCGAGAGCGGAGGCACGGGGCTCGGGCTCCCCATCGTGGCCGACGTCGTTCGGGACCTCGGCGGTCGCGTCGAGATTGGCGACGCGCCCGAGGGCGGCGCCCTGTTCCGCGTGCTGCTGCCCGCTGGATCCTCGTCGCGTTAGCCTCTCGCGACACGAGCGCAGCTCGGATCTGCGCGGGGGGCGGCCCGAGTCGGTGGTGACATCGATGAAGGGCCGTCCCTACCGCAACCAGTCAATCCGCTCTCAGGTTTCCTACCCGCGGAGACGACGGTGATCGGCGACGGGCTCGTGGAGGGGAGCTGATGGAATCACCTGGTCCGATCATTCGTAAGCAATGACATAATCCGTGCCGCCGAGGTGCCGAGCCCTCGAGGGCCCGCGAAGTGCACCGGCGGCGAGATCTCCCGGCGCTCGGGCTCCTTGAAGCGACCCGTCTCCCGACACCAGTGAAGGGTGCCGCTCATCATCTTCTGGAGCTGTTCGACGTACCGCTCGAGCCCCTCGCGCGCGTGTACCGAGAGCCCGAGGTCGTCCGAGAGCGCCGGCAACTCGGTGACGACGACGTGCTCGAACTGCTGCGCCCGGGCGGTCATCAGGTCATTCACCACCTGGACGGCCTTGTCCTTCCCACAGTCGAGGAACCGCTCCACGACCAGCACGAAGTTGTGGATCTCGCCCTCGATTTCCATCTCTCTCTGGTAGGAGTAGAGGTCGTTGAGCAGGCCGACGTAATCCGAGTACGCGTTCTCCAGCGAGCGCATCGGTCGGGCGCGGAGGACCTCGGGGGGGATCGCAGCGCCCTGCTGCCCGAGCCGGCAGAAGACCGTCGTGAGCTCGGCGCCGCACGTCCACCTGCGCATCTCGACGTAATCGATCGGATCCGGGATCCGGTGCTGGATCCGGTTCTGGAGCTGCCATAACCAGCTCTCCACGGTGCCCTCGATCACCCTGCGGAGCTTTTGCCGATCGTCCACGGAGAGCGGCGCGGCCGTGCGCTCCCAGAGGTCCGCGAGGCCGAGCTCGAACGACGTGGTCGGGGGTGGGGTGGCGCCGAGCTCGATCGGCATGAACGAAGACAGCCGTTTGACGAACACCTTGGCACCCGCCATGTCGCGGGTGCTTCCGTAGACCACCGGGAAGTAATCGTCGCCGTACGTCCCCCAGGTGATCCAGCCCGCGCTCAGGTCGAGAGCATCGGCCGAGGCGTCCGGGGAGCACCTCGCCGAGAAGGAGGCGATATCGAAGGCCTCGAGCTCACGCTCGGTCCAGCCGCTGTGGCCGACGACGTGGGGCACGGGCCCGGTGAAGCCCATGCGGCGCGCCCATTCCTTGAGGCGCTGCCTGGCACCATCGAGGTGGGGGTTCGTCCCCGTGGAGAAGGGCATGTAGAAATCGGGCAGCGTCGTCGGGCCGACGCGCTGGTAGGGGACGTGGGAGAAATTCTTCCACCTCTTGAGCCCGAAGGCGAAGCGCGCGGCCGAGGTCCCGAGGCCCGTCGGGCCCTTGGGGAGGAGCAAGCTGCTCGAGGAGCCCTTGTTCATGTAGCGGCTGGAGCGCATGTGCCACTCGTGACCGCCGGACTGCCAGTCCTGGAGCCCTCGGATGTAGGTGAGGACGTGGGCGCGCTCGATCGGGTCGAGGGCGTGCTCTTCGAAGAGGGAGGGCAGCTCGGTGCAGGCGGTGTTCTCGAACTGCTGGAGGCGGGAGGTGAGCAGATCGTTGACGAGATCGGCGGCGCGCTGGGTATCGACGTCGAGGAAGCGCTCCATCACGAGGATCGCGTTGGAGAGCTCGCCCTCCTCCTGGATCTCCCGCTGGTAAGAGAAGATGTCATTACGCAGGTGGACGCTGTCGGAGAAGGTGTCCTTGAGCACGCGCATCGGGCGAGAGGCGGCGATGCGGTCAGGGACCTCGACGAAGACGGCGTGCTCGACAAGGTCGGCGGACCAGGGGGCACCGCCGACCTTTCGTCGCATCTCGATGTATTCGATGGGGTTGGCGACGCGCTGCCCGCTGATGTTGGACAGCTCCCACGTGGACTCGTCGAGGAGGTTCTTGGTGCTCTCGAAGAAGCGCCGGCGCCAGGCGACGGATTTGGAAGGGACCGTGCGATACCAGAGGTCGGCGAGGCCACGCTCGACGGGGTTGGTCGGCTCGGGCGGGGTGGTGGCGAGGTCGACCGGCATGAACAAGGGGAGCCGGTCGAGGTATTTCTTGGCGCCCACCTGATCCTGGGGGCGCTTGTAGGTCTCGAGGAAGTGGTCGTCGAAATAGAAGACCCAGACGTACCAGTCGGTGACGAGGTCGAGCTCGGGGCCGGGTGCCTCGGGGTGGGTGTAGGCGCAGAGCAACGCGTAGTCCATCGCGTCGAGCTTCGCCTCGCTCCAGATGTTGGGATCGGCCTCGCCGGGCGGCGGGTCCAAGATCCCCACCTTCCGCGCCCATTCCTTCGAGTGGGCTCGGGCGCCCTCGAGGTTGGGGTTCAAGCGCGCGGGCCAGGGGACGTAGAAATCCGGCAACTCGAAGGGCTGCTGCTCGCCTTCCGCTTCCGCCACGATCACACCTCACGGGCTCCGTAGCAGTTGCCATCACGTCCCGTCAACACCCGCCCCCGCGCCGCCCGTCTTCGGGTGAGCGCCCGTCGGCGGAGAGAGCGCCGAAGCCTCCCGGCGCTCGATTCACGGTTCGTCCCTGTCGGCTCCGCCGCCCTGTTTTGCTTTCCACTCCCTCTCCCTCTTCGACGGCATCCCTTGGGTCATCTCCGCGAGCGCGCGCATGCTCTCTCCGAGGGAGTCCCGGACGGGCAGCTCGACGGCAAAGTCCTCCGCCCCCGCCTCCGCGACGCGCCGCCACTTCTCGTCGACCGGCTGTCCTACGTTGTCCGAAAGCTCGACCAGCGTGGGCAAGTAATACGGAATGGCCGATGCGTATCTCGGATCCTGATGGCTGAACGCCTCCTCGTACACCGCCAGGGCTTCCCGGTGCCTTCCGAGCGCTTGCAAGTTGAGCGCCTTTGAGCTGCCGTTGGACCATCGATCCGTGACGTTCTCGAAGCCGAGTTGCGCCACGGCTTCGCAGGCTTGCAGCGCTTCCTCGTACCTGCCCGCTTCGTAGAGGATGAACTCGCGCTGACGGGCGACGCTTCGAGCCAGCCATCCATCATGATCGCGATGGCGATTGGCGTCTTCGAACGCATCCCAGCGCGCAAGCGCTTCGTCGTATTGGTCGCGACTCACCAGCTTGTCGATGGCGAGGCCCTTGTATTCGAATGCCTCTTGTACCTCCAGCCGGTCGAGGCAGGTCGCGCACACCATGACGGTGCGTCCCGCATGTGTGTACGTACCCGTCGCCTCCCGCTTCCGGCAGGACCAGCAAGGTTGAGGTTTTTCACTGGGAGCCTGCATGGCGATTCACTCCTGAATGGGGCTCAGTTCGGGCGGGGACACCTCTCCTCGGGCCAAGCTGCACCGCGCGCCGCCGACCGGCCGCCTCGACCGCCTCGACCACCTCCTCCGCGACATGCGCCGTGACGGCCACGAGATGACCCTCAGACCGATACGCGCCTTCCTCGCCCACGGGCTCCAGCAACAATGGGAGCCTTCTGCCCGTGATCGCCAAGGCTTCCGATGAAACGAGCAGGGGTGCGGTGGAGAGACACGACCAACCGTGTCCAGAACGAGCCCACCTGCGCGCGCGCCTCGCGGGCGACCAGGCCAAACAGGGCCAGCGGAATGGCACCGATCCGGCGCCGACGGCGACGTTTCGCCCGCGCCGCAGGCTCGTTCACCACAATGCGCGCCCGATGGGTGACGTTATCCATTCGCTCCCGCATCGTCGCCCACGCGCGGTTCGTCAGGGCCGCGTATTTCGCGACCGCGTTCAGCCATGCGCCGAACGCTTCTTCGTCGTATGGATCGGGTCGCTCTGCTTTGGGCTTGCGACAGGCGAGCAGGAATGCATGATGGTCGATATCCATCCCATGCGCCGAATCGACTCCGACCGAACGAACCACCGCGGCCATAACATCCAGATACCGGAGCGTGGCCTCTCTGGAGATACCGAGTTCGTTCGAGCAGTCGTCGAGGACGCGTGTCATGCCCCAGACCCTCTGCTCGCGTTCACGAGTCCCATGGATACAAAGGGCAGAGGTCGCCCTCCATCACGGGAAAAATCGACCGACCCCTCCACATTTTTCGTCGAGGGGGCCACGGAGTGAGGTCGCGCGCAGATTTCTGGCGCTTCTGGAGTGCGGTTGGCGCGGCGGCCTTGGGCGTGGCCTGGTCGTCGTCGGCCCTCGCGGCGGACGAGCTGCCGCACCATCGCGTCGAGCTCACGACAGATCGGACGCTCCCCGGTTGCTCGGATGCGTTCGAGTTCACGGCGATCCTGACGAACTGGGTGCCCGTGAGCACGATCGATCCGACGGGGGCGCGCGCGCTTATCGTGCGGATCCGGCGACTCCCCGATGGAGGCAAGTCGGTCGATACGACGATCACGGACGAGAACGGCGTCGCCGTATCCACCGATCACCGCGACTACTCACCCCGGACCGACTGTTTCAAGGTGCTTTATTGGACGGCATTTGATGCGGCGACGCGGATCCGCGCTGCGGCGCCGAAGAAGGAGGAGCAGGCTCCAACGCCTCCGGTGGAGCCTCCGCCATCTCCCAAGGCGGCCCCGTGCCCGAGCCCGAAGTGCCCGGCGTGTCCACCGTCCTCGAAGCCGCCCACGGCAGCCCCGGCTCCGAAGAAGCGAGGTTTCGTGGCGGTCGGAGGGGTCGTGTCTTCTGGTCTCATGCCGGATTGGGCACCCGGGCTCCGGGTTGCAGGGGGCGTGCAGCTCCCGCAGCTCTCGCTCGAGCTCGACGCGCGGTGGATGCCGCTCTGGAATACGCGTCCTGCGAGCTCAACCAAGGTCGAGGCGCACACGTTCACAATGACGGGTGCGGGATGCCTGAAGCGCGCGCCGTTCGTCGGTTGCTTGTTCGTCATGGGCGGGACCGTTGGGGCCACGGCCTTGAACAGGAGGTATGTCGGTCACGGCGTGCGAGGCATGTTCGGCATCGGGGCGCGCAGCGGGGTCGAGCTCCCGTTCACGCAACGGTTCGCGGTGCGCCTGGACGTCGAGGTCGCGATCCCGCTGTTCGCTACGGGTCTCGACACGATCGCTCCTTCCCTATGGGAGACGCTGCGCTCCTTCACGACTGGCGGTGGATCGCTCGTGTACGCGTTCTAAGTCACGGGAGCGGAGCAGCAAACCGTGACGGGCTCGAGCAGCACGAGCTCTCCTTCCGCGTTTCCGCCGCTCGGCGTGCACGTGCCCTTCGTGTACTCCAGGATTGCGGCCGATTTGCTGGAGAGCTGCGTGCCCGGCATGAGGTCCTTGCAGGGAGCGGTCATGCCGGTGGAGATGTTGGAGTCCTCCTCGACGACCGTGCACGCGGCGTCGCTGAACAGACGAAATTTCACGCTGCAAGTGCCGCCGCCCGGCTCGCCGCACTCGCATTCGGCGCAGGTACGTTTGTCATCCACGTACCCGTAGAGGAGCGTCTTCTCGCCCCAACCCTCCGGACACGCGTGGTCCCCCTCGCGGTACAAACAAGCGGAGAAGCTGGGTGGCTTCGGGACACAGACCTTCCCCTCGGCCTCGATGCAGTTTGGCAGGGCGCTTTCGCTCGTGCAGACTCGTCCGAGCGTGATCTCCGGTCCGCCATTCCGGGCCTTTGGAACCTTGGGCTCCGGATCTCCGATGTGGTGCGCTTGGCACGGCAGTTCCTCGATCACCGGGGGCGAGATCGTGATCGAGCGGACGCACGGAACACCGCCGCAGAGTTTGTCACCGAGGATCGACTTGTCGCCGTTGCAGGTCCCATCCCAGTTTGTCGGCGGGTCGAAGTTTGTCTTGACACCACCACCCGGGCATGCTTGCGAGTCCACGGTCCACGTCTCTGGGAGCTTGCACGTCCCCTCGGGCGCATCGCACTTGCACGTGCCACACGAGGGCGGTGGCGGTGCGGTCCACCCCTCGAACGCGAGGATCGGCGTGTCCTCCGGGCACGAGGGGGCCTCGATGTCCCATCCCTGCCAGAAGCTCATCGGCCCTTTCCAGCTCGCGGGTCCCGGGGTCACGCACGTTCCGCCCGTGCAGAGGGAGGACATCGAGCCGTCGCTGCCCGCGTCCGTTCCGCCATCGAACTGGTCGCAGTAGTCCGGGAAGTCCCACTGATCCGGGGGCACGCCGCGGGAACACCATACGGGGCTCGGGCACGGGCAGCACTCATAGGGGATGCCTTCGGGACAATCAGGTCGGCAGTAGTCGGGGACGGTCACATCCTTCGGAAACCCGGCCGGGCACGCTTCGGGGGACGGGCAAATGCAACACTCCCGCGGGATGAGGAGGTTTCCGTCGTCGTCGATGGGGCAGTCGGCACCGACCGTTATACTGGAGACGACGCAGGCCGGGACGGCGAGCGCGGCAAGGCCAGCGCTGACTGCGAGCACGAACGCTGCACGTGCGAGACGAACCATGGCGCAAGGGTACGCCATCCGAGCGTGGCGCGGCAAGGTCTACGGCGCGGATTCCGTGTCGTTGACGATGCGCGGGCAAACCCCGCGGGGGAAGGGACAAACCTTCAGGGCTACGGCAAGGGCAGCGCGGGTACATCGCGCGGGTGCCGGAGGGGTTGCCGCGGCTCAAGCCGATCGGGCAGTGCATTCTGGAGATTCCGACCGACGAGGAGGTCGACCGGATCCTCGCGGCGGCGAGCGCGTCGCAGGGGTTGGCGTTCGGGTTGATGGCGTATGCCGGGCTGCGGCCGAATGAGGTGCGGGGGCTACGGCGGCGGGATGTGCGGCTCCGGTGGGAGGGAGGGGCGGTCGGCGGCGGGTTCGTGAGCGTGCGGGAGGGGCGGTCGTTCGGGGAGACGCATACGCCAAAGACGGGGCAGCGGGAGGTGCCGGTGACGCCGGAGCTCGGGAGGTTGCTCGCGCCGGTGGAGGCGGGGGCGCGGGAGGAGCTCGTGGCGATGACGGCGCGTGGGAAGCCGTGGGGGCAGTCGGGGCTGGTGCAGGCGTTCGAGAGGGTGAGGGGCCGGGTGGGGCTGGAGGGGTGGTCGGTGTATTGCCTCCGGCATTATGCGATTACGTCGTGGCTGAGGGCTGGGGTGCCGATGCATGTGGTGCAGAGGATGGCGGGGCATAAGAATTTGGCGACGACGCAGCGGTATGTGCATCATCTGAAGGAGGACTTGGAGGAGGCGGGGAGGAGGATGGCGAGGGGAAGGGCCGGCTAGCAGCGCTTCAGCGTTCCCTTGAGAGAAACCTCCTGCGCGGCAGCTCGGGTAGGGTCTACCCTTCTTGTGTGCGTTCCGGTATGGTGGAGCCATGCCGACCCCCCCTCCCGTCGCAGAAAACAGTCCTGCTCCTTTAACCGATTCACCCGTGCCGACCGGTGATGCCAACGGCCAGCGACACGTGGAGGTTACACCGAGTGCACCCACAGTCCCTTCGACTTCTGAAAAGCGCGAAGTCATCCCAGAGGCTCCGTCGCCGGTGCCGCCCTCGGGCCCCAAACAGACATCACACGAGGTCTCGATGGGATCCATAGAAAGTCTGCACCTGACTGCGGTCCTTCGGGATGTCACAAGACGAGTTGCCGCCATTGAAGATGCGCTCACCAAAAAGGTCGCTCCAGACACTAAGTCTGGCGCTTCGCTACTATTGGAATATCTCAAGGTGGTCTTCGGCGGGTGGCCAGCTCTCGGTTTCCTATTTCTTCTGCTGTTTTATACTCCTCTGCAAGCCGCATTGACGTCCATTCCCGAAAAGGTCCGAACCGCCGACGAAATTCATCTTGCTGGCGTCTCGCTGAAGTCTACAATCAAAAGTGTCGCGATAACGCAGGGAGTTGGCCCGCTGGCCGACAAGCTCCCCCAGTTGTCTGGTGATGCAATAGAATTCCTCCTGCGAGCGCCCCGGGCTGAGCGAAGTCTGGTATCATTCACGCTGTCGCCAGACTCATCAAAATGGGCGGAGGTCCACTTCCCATCAGAGCGTTTTCTCAAAGCGCTGGCTCAATTGGAGGCTCTGGGGCTCGTGGAGCTTTTCGGCGGCTTTGGAAAGCGTGAGCGGCTTGATGGCGCGAAGCTGACTCAGCTCTCGGCAGACTTCAAGACCAAGCTGCCCGGTGTCGAGCAGTCAGTGCCAGGAAGCGACACTATCACGTGGAAGCTAGCCATGCCGATTCCGTACGCCGACGAAGCTGTGCCGGGGCTCACTTGGACACTTACCTCGTCCGGTGCGCAGACTGTGGACCTCATACTCAAGGCCGTATCGGCTGAGCTTGCCCGAGAATCGAACGTTGGTAAGAAGTAAGTGACGCGGAAGGCCTCGGCCTGACGGTGGTCGGTTGCGGGAAGGGGCCATCCCAAGGGGGATAGCGACCACTTATCCCTATAAGCCGGCTACGCCCTGCCGCCACCTGTCCCGCGAAGGCCGGCTTCCAGCAAGTTCGGCAGCACCTTGAACACCCCCGGCTGATCCGGATCGTCCACGCGCGCCGTACGGGTCTCCAGCAGGAGATGCAGGTAGCCCTCGGCTCCGCCGGGCGGGCTGACCTCGAACCCGAGCGGCGTCCAGTGGTCGATGTCGCGCTGGGAGGCATACGGGAGGATGGCGACGGTGCAGCCTTGCGCCAGCGTGTCGCAGAGCCGGCCCACGAGGGCGAGGTCGATGTTGCGGCCCTCGTACGCGGGGTCGATGACGAGCTCGCTGATGTAGAGGGCGTCGTTGCCGCCGCCCTCCAGGTATTCGTCCTTGGGCCAGTCGTTCTCGAAGAAGATGTCGTGGAGCGCCTCGAGCTCGCCGCTGTCGGCGTCGAGCACGTCGAGGAGGGGTACGTTGAGGTGGGGCGACGCTGCTGCCGTAAACCGTCCCCGAGGTTCGCAGCGGCGTGACGACCCCAGGCAACGACATGCCGCGGAGCGCATCCTCCATGCACGAAACGATCTCCCGCTCGCCGATCATCGACTCCCGGACCCTGGCCTTGTCGACCCGACCATCCGCCCTCAGGTCGACGTCGAACATGATGGCGTAGTGCGTGTCCGTCCGCCCTCGAACCGCGCCGCCTCCCTTCGGAAGCGACGGGCTCGGGGCCTTGACCACCTCGGGCGCGGTCGTCTTGGGCTTGGGTGCAAAGCTTTCTGCTCCATGGCGTGCCCTCACTTGTCGCCGTTCCTCTGGACTCCGATCACGGGCTCGCCGACCCCGATGTCGAAGAGGGGGGACTCCGATCACAGACTCGCCGACCCCGATGTCGAAGAGGGGGGACTCCGATCACAGACTCGCCGACCCCGATGTCGAAGAGGGAGCACTCCGATCACAGACTCGCCGACCCCGATGTCGAAGAGGGGGGACTCCGATCACAGACTCGCCGACCCCGATATCAAAGAGGGGGGACTCCGATCACAGACTCGCCGACCCCGATGTCAAAGAGGGGGGACTCCGATCACGGACTCGCCGACCCCGATGTCAAAGAGGGGGGACTCCGATCACGGACTCGCCGACCCCGATGTCAAAGAGGGGGGATTCCGATCACGGACTCGCCGGTGCCGCCGGTGTCGTGACGCGACCGGTTGTGAGAGGATCGACGCACGATGAGCCGAATCTGTACGGAGGAGAACTCCAGATGCGCAGCGTGACCTACTCGATGGCCGTGTCGCTGGACGGCTACGTCGTCGGGCCGGACGGGTCCTTCAACTGGATGGCACCGGACGAGGAGGTCTTTCACCTGGCCACCGACGAGGTACGCAAGGTCGGAGTCCATCTGCTTGGACGACGGCTGTACGAAGCCATGCGGTACTGGGAGACCGTCGACCAGAGCCCGTCGCTCGACGACTCGACGCTCGAATTCGCCACGATCTGGAGGGCGCTCCCGAAGGTCGTGTTCTCCACCACGCGCCTCCTGTCTGGTCACAACAGGCCCACGGCT
Protein-coding sequences here:
- a CDS encoding tyrosine-type recombinase/integrase — translated: MPEGLPRLKPIGQCILEIPTDEEVDRILAAASASQGLAFGLMAYAGLRPNEVRGLRRRDVRLRWEGGAVGGGFVSVREGRSFGETHTPKTGQREVPVTPELGRLLAPVEAGAREELVAMTARGKPWGQSGLVQAFERVRGRVGLEGWSVYCLRHYAITSWLRAGVPMHVVQRMAGHKNLATTQRYVHHLKEDLEEAGRRMARGRAG
- a CDS encoding terpene synthase family protein, coding for MAEAEGEQQPFELPDFYVPWPARLNPNLEGARAHSKEWARKVGILDPPPGEADPNIWSEAKLDAMDYALLCAYTHPEAPGPELDLVTDWYVWVFYFDDHFLETYKRPQDQVGAKKYLDRLPLFMPVDLATTPPEPTNPVERGLADLWYRTVPSKSVAWRRRFFESTKNLLDESTWELSNISGQRVANPIEYIEMRRKVGGAPWSADLVEHAVFVEVPDRIAASRPMRVLKDTFSDSVHLRNDIFSYQREIQEEGELSNAILVMERFLDVDTQRAADLVNDLLTSRLQQFENTACTELPSLFEEHALDPIERAHVLTYIRGLQDWQSGGHEWHMRSSRYMNKGSSSSLLLPKGPTGLGTSAARFAFGLKRWKNFSHVPYQRVGPTTLPDFYMPFSTGTNPHLDGARQRLKEWARRMGFTGPVPHVVGHSGWTERELEAFDIASFSARCSPDASADALDLSAGWITWGTYGDDYFPVVYGSTRDMAGAKVFVKRLSSFMPIELGATPPPTTSFELGLADLWERTAAPLSVDDRQKLRRVIEGTVESWLWQLQNRIQHRIPDPIDYVEMRRWTCGAELTTVFCRLGQQGAAIPPEVLRARPMRSLENAYSDYVGLLNDLYSYQREMEIEGEIHNFVLVVERFLDCGKDKAVQVVNDLMTARAQQFEHVVVTELPALSDDLGLSVHAREGLERYVEQLQKMMSGTLHWCRETGRFKEPERREISPPVHFAGPRGLGTSAARIMSLLTNDRTR
- a CDS encoding sensor histidine kinase produces the protein MNLARKRLTRKLLAVFATPVILGFVVTGVVSIRTTRASLVESSERALADNIATLRTASLPIAATGRTEEAVALVERVAAEETVHGVAFYDERGAPFVRSSALQSAPFALDVMAARAVATGDASQGTLQIGDEEVLVRVEPVRDSPGLGAVVMTRELGPIDRMIDLTLVRLALTGGAAALCVSLVAIWISRVLGRAWGNLVHAVDRVAAGDLDVRVEASPHLELDRVARAVNDMTRSLAEAREKLLAAEAERTELATRMRHAQALAVVGQVAGSFAHEIGSPLNTILGWSRLSAADDDLPEPVRRQSETIAGQCERITRIVQRMLDVSRPPTDHVVPVQLADVVRDVSAFLAPDLRVRRIELRLLVADRLPPIAAVRDRLLQVVMNLCINAIQAQPRGGTLRISLALEDAGPEREPLLRLEVADAGPGIPEEKRSQVFELFYSTKVESGGTGLGLPIVADVVRDLGGRVEIGDAPEGGALFRVLLPAGSSSR